In Bradyrhizobium manausense, the sequence ATCGGGCTTGTCTATCGGCGTCGTCCTGGCGAAAGCCAGGACCCATTATCCCAACTCTGCGTTGCGACGGACGCCTCATCGGCATCGATTCAAGCAACAGCCCGCAGGGGTAATGGGTCCTGGATCAGCGCTCGCTCCGCTCGCCTGTCCAGGACGACAGAAACTAAACCGTCAGCCCGCGCTGCCGGGCCAATTCCTTCAGCGACACCTGCGGCCTTGCACCGATGTGCTGGATGACTTCGGCTGCGGCGAGCGCACCGAGCTCACCGCACTGCTTGTGAGAGAGATCGCGCGCGAGGCCGTAGAGGAAGCCGGCGGCGAAGAGATCGCCGGCGCCGGTGGTGTCGACAAGCTGCGTGATCGGCGAGGCCGGCGCTGCGACGGCGTCCGTCGGCGTGACCACAACGCAACCCTTCTCGCTGCGGGTGACCACGCCGAGCTTGACGTCGCTGCGCAGCTGCTTGAGCGCGGTGTCGAAATCGGAGGTCTCGTAGAGCGAGTGCAGCTCCGACTCGTTGGCGAACACGATGTCCGCGGTGCCGTTGCGCATCAGCCCCAGAAACTCGTCGCGATAGCGGCCGACGCAGAAGGAGTCCGACAGCGTCAGTGCCACCTTGCGGCCGGCCTCGTGAGCGATCTTGGAAGCCTTCAGGAAGGCTTCCTTGGCGCCCGGCGGATCCCAGAGATAGCCCTCGAGATAGACGATCTTGGCAGCCGCGATGTCGGCCGGATCGATATCGGCGGACGAGAGATCCTGCGCGGCGCCGAGATAGGTGTTCATGGTGCGCTCGCCATCGCCCGTCACCAGAATGTAGGAACAGCCGGTGGCGGGGCCGTCCTTGGCAGCGGGCGTGTTGAAGGCGACGCCAGCGGCGCGGATGTCGTGGACGTAGAGCTTGCCGATCTGGTCGTCCTTGACCTTGCCGACATAGGCGGCACGCGCACCGAGGCTGCCGATGCCGACGATGGTGTTGGCGGCCGAGCCGCCGGAGACTTCCGTCGCCGGGCCCATGTCGGCGTAGATCGCGGCGGCTCGCGCCTCGTCGATCAGGGACATGCTGCCCTTGGTCATGCCGTGCCTGGCGAGAAAAGCCTCGTCGGTCCGAACCAGCACGTCGAACAACGCGTTGCCGATGCCGAGAACGTCATATTTCACGTCAGCCATTCACCTTGATCCTGTTTGCCGGATTGCGATACCCGCCAAAATCCGCTTCCTGTCGGTCTGAAATCTGGCTCGCGGCCTATCACGACCGGCCCTTCGCGGGCAAGCAACGGTATTATTAAAGAGCATGATCCGCTCCTTCCTGACCGTCTCAACGGGAACACTGGCCTCGCGGCTGCTGGGCTTCGCGCGCGATTCCCTGATCGCGGCGCTGCTCGGCACCGGCGCCGTGGCGGATGCGTTTCTGGCGGCCTTTCAGCTCGTCAATGTGGTACGCCGGCTGCTCAGCGAAGGAGCGCTGAATGCGGCGCTGGTCCCGGCCTGGCTGCGCGTCCGTGAGCGCGATGGCGCAGAGGCCGCCTCCGCATTCGCCGGACGTGTACTCGGCACGGTCAGCGCGGCGCTGATCCTGATCTCGATCGGCATTGCCGTCGCGATGCCTGTGATCATCATGGTCATCGCGCCGGGCTTCGTCGGAAGCCCCACGCTCGATCTCGCGGTCCAGAACGCGCGGCTGATGCTGCCCTATCTCGCCTTTGCCGGCCCGGTCACCGTGCTGATGGGGCTGCTGAATGCGCAGCGACGATTTGCTCTCACGGCGTTCTCGCCACTGCTGTTCAATATCGCGCTGATTGCGACCATCGTCGCGCTGCTGCTGCGGCACGCCGATGCGTCCCTTGCCGCATGGATGCTCGCGGCGACCGTCGGAATCGCCGGGCTGCTGCAACTGCTGATGCTGGTCTCGCAACGAAGTGCGCGTCTTGCGACGCCGTTGCGTGCAAGCTTCGACAAGGAGATGCGCAGCTTCTTCGCGAAAGCCATTCCCGGCATGATCGCAAGCTCGGGCCCGCAATGGCTGATGGTAGCAGGTGCGATCATCGCCTCGGCGACGCCGTCG encodes:
- a CDS encoding adenosine kinase, whose protein sequence is MADVKYDVLGIGNALFDVLVRTDEAFLARHGMTKGSMSLIDEARAAAIYADMGPATEVSGGSAANTIVGIGSLGARAAYVGKVKDDQIGKLYVHDIRAAGVAFNTPAAKDGPATGCSYILVTGDGERTMNTYLGAAQDLSSADIDPADIAAAKIVYLEGYLWDPPGAKEAFLKASKIAHEAGRKVALTLSDSFCVGRYRDEFLGLMRNGTADIVFANESELHSLYETSDFDTALKQLRSDVKLGVVTRSEKGCVVVTPTDAVAAPASPITQLVDTTGAGDLFAAGFLYGLARDLSHKQCGELGALAAAEVIQHIGARPQVSLKELARQRGLTV
- the murJ gene encoding murein biosynthesis integral membrane protein MurJ, with the translated sequence MIRSFLTVSTGTLASRLLGFARDSLIAALLGTGAVADAFLAAFQLVNVVRRLLSEGALNAALVPAWLRVRERDGAEAASAFAGRVLGTVSAALILISIGIAVAMPVIIMVIAPGFVGSPTLDLAVQNARLMLPYLAFAGPVTVLMGLLNAQRRFALTAFSPLLFNIALIATIVALLLRHADASLAAWMLAATVGIAGLLQLLMLVSQRSARLATPLRASFDKEMRSFFAKAIPGMIASSGPQWLMVAGAIIASATPSALSWLYFANRLIELPLGIVGVAMGTVLVPELTRAVGSGDREAVAHAESRALELATGLALPATLGLAILAEPIVRLLFEHGAFGAGDSAATAHALMWLALGLPAHVLIKALSPAFYARSDTMTPLLATAKGLVVAVALAVLLGHFFGASGIAASIAAGAWSSAVSLLRKGTSEFGFSVDAAARKRLPRIVLAAASMGALLWLTTGLMPAEAHGLVRLVVLGLQIAAGIAVYVLLLQILGAASWREAVKALKRPA